The sequence ATCGATTGCAATCCAAAGTTTCCGCCAAGATTCATCACTAAAAGTACGTGTTATCCCATCTGAAAACCTTTGTTTCATCTGCTCAGACATAGCTGAAAACTTACGTGACATGGGCTGAAACAAGGGAACATCGCCCTGACCGTTTTCCGCAACCTGTTCATTTAAATAGGCAAAAAATCGACTCAATTCATTCTCTTTAATGAGTCTTATCTCTTTGGTAATTCTTCGCGTCTTCTCAAGTGTCACGCTCAAGCTCCTTACTCTAAAGTAGCCAGAAAAATCTGACTCATAGGAAAAATACACACATCAGATTAACAAGATTAACGTTAGCAAAACCAGTGATAATGCACTTTTGTGAAGTTTATTAGATTGGTTTTGGTGTTTTGCAGTAAATTAGGTAAAGTGTCGACTGCTATCACAAGCGAACAACCTAAAAACAGACAAGATGTGCGTTTAAAACATAAAAATCAACATGAACACATCTTTAGTTGCAAGCAGGCTTAAGAACAAACTAATAATTATAATATTTGAAGGAAGAAAATGAGCAATTCCAAAGATGCTTATGCAGACAATGATCTGCGGGAAGTGAAACAGCTAGGCATGTGGGCTTCCATAGCCAGCTTAAGTTATATTTTCTGGATAGTGGGTGGCATGGAGCTCGTTGAGCGCATTGCCTACTATGGTGTTAAAGCCAGTGCGGGTCTTTATGCCAAAGCACCAGTCTCTGAAGGCGGCCTCGGTATCAGCCTCAGCGACTATGGCGTGATTATCGGTATCTGGGCAATGATGCAGACATTTATCCCGGTATTTACTGGCGGGATTTCTGACCGAGTCGGCTACAAGGAAACCATTTTTGCCTCAACCATAATCAAGATTTGCGGTTATTTAGTGATGGCCTTTTTCCCGAGTTTTTATGGTTTCCTCTTCGGCGCTATATTACTCGCCGCCGGTACTGGGGTCTTTAAACCTGGGATCCAGGGCACCTTGGTCCTCTCAACGGGGAGGCAGAACACCTCTATGGCCTGGGGTATATTCTATCAGGTAGTGAATATTGGCGGCTTCTTAGGACCTCTGGTTGCCGTGCATATGCGTCAGCTATCCTGGGATAATGTATTTTACGCCTGTGCCGCTATTATCTCCCTTAACTTCCTATTTTTACTTGCTTACAAAGAGCCAGGAAAAGAGGCGCGATTAGAGCGCAACCGTAAGATTAAATCCGGTGAAATCCACCAAGTAGCGCTCTGGAGAGATGCCCTCCACGAACTTAAGAAACCTATTGTCATCTACTACATGCTGGTATTTGCGGGGTTTTGGTTCCTATTTAACTCACTGTTTGATGTTCTGCCAATCCATATTGCCGAGTGGGTAGATACTAGCGTTATCGTGACCTCATTATTTGGCCCCGATGGGACATCAAACGGAATACTGCAATTCTGGCTTGGACTCGATAACACCGGGACTAAGGTCATGCCAGAAGGCATGCTCAACCTTAATGCAGGCATGATAATGACCTCATGTTTCCTAGTTGCCGCCCTCACGGCTAAATATCGTATTACCACAGCAATGTTGGCAGGGTGCTTATTAAGTATCTTAGCTTTCGTCGTTATTGGCGCCACTAACGCCGCCTGGATGATGGTATTGGCCATCGTCATGTTCTCGTTTGGTGAGATGATGATCAGCCCGAAGAAGAATGAGTTTATGGGTAACATAGCCCCAGAAGGCAAGAAGGCCATGTATCTGGGCTTTGTGATGCTGCCCCAAGGTATAGGCTGGACACTGGAAGGTTTCTTCGGCCCTAAACTCTATGAGATGTATGCATCGAAAGAGATCTTCTCATTAGACCTACTCAAAGAGCGCGGCATGAGTGCTAGTGATGTTAGTGCGATCCCACAGGGTGAAGCCTTTACAACACTCGTAGCCTACACTGGAGAGCCAGCTCAAGAGCTAACGACTCTGCTCTACAATACCCACAATATCGGCATGGCCTGGTATATCATAGCTGCCATAGGCACCATTTCCGCCGTGGGTATCTTCCTCTACGGCAAATGGTTATTGAAATTACAGAGAAGCTAAGCAGCAAGGCTAAGAAGATTGACGACAAAGGGGCTAACACCCCTTTCACTTTTACAGCTAAAAATAACAAGCTATGAAGTTTTCTTGATCTCACCTACAGGTAAAATAGTACGACCGTACTCGGCATTAAGTACCTGAGCCATTGCAAAATAGATAGCACTCGCGCCACAGAAGATCCCTTCTATGCCAGCTATGGTTCCAATTAACTCACTACCAGTAAAATCTCTTGCAGCTAACAAGCCGAACAAAATAGTGAGCGATCCAAATACCACTTGTTTAGCTCTAGGGTAGCGCAGTGAACCGATAAACATGAAAGCGGTAAAGCCCCCCCAAAGTAGTAGGTACCAGGCCATAAATCCGGCAGGGCTAGGCTCAGCCAGACCAAACTTGGGCATGATCAATAGACCGACTAACGTTAACCAGAACATGCCATAGGAGGTGAACGCTGTCGTGCCGAATGTGTCACCACGTTTGAAACACATCATCCCTGCGATAACCTGAGCTATTCCTCCATAGAAAATACCCATGGCCAATATCATAGAGTCGATCGGAAAGAAGCCTGCGTTATGGATATTTAATAAGACGGTAGTCATACCGAACCCCATCAAACCTAAAGGTGCTGGGTTAGCAAGTTTTGTCGACATCGAGTTCCCCTAAGGAGTATTGCAACGATTTATGATGCCAACGTAAGTTGCCATCATAAATGAAATTTAATTTGAATTTGCGCGGCGCATCTTAGAAGATGGAAAAATTCATATCAAACAGGCGTAATCAGCAATTAAGCTAAAAATCACTTGGAATAAACCCAGTACAATTAACAGGCAGAAGAAGATATAGTCTTTAAATTTCAAAAGAATAGAAAGTGGTAAACTCAATATCCCTCAAGAATTGATTTCATCGGATAAATAACTAACTCTTTTAATTTCAATTCGATAGCGTATTTCATCTAGATAAATATAAGGCAGCAAATCGCACTCACGAGATCTTGATCACGAAAAGCCAACCAAGGGCGACATCCCTCACATCTTTAGCGTGTTTAAGTAAATGATAAACTAGTTCATTTGCTAGCAGAACGACCTTTAAGTGATCTGAATCTCAAATAAAAAAAGAGTGTGATCGAGTAATCAAAAACAGTAATCACTTCATCTATCTATACAAAAAAGGCCAAAAAATTTATCAATAAGCCTTCGGGAGCTAAATCAAACAAGGTTAACCAAATATACCGTCCACCTCTGCGGCAGTAAGATTTCGGCTCGATCCCTCGTGAAGGTCAGGGTCTAATAGCAGCTTGCCAACTGAACAGCGATGTAGCCCGATGACAGGATTACGAAAACGGCCAAACATACGTTTAATTTGATGATATTTACCTTCTGTCAGAATCACTTCGGCGACGTACTCACTGATAATTTCAAGCTTGGCCGCCTGAGTAGTAATATCTTCAAATTCAAAGTAGAAGCCCTTGGCGAAGGCATGAATATAGTCATCACTAAGGGGGTTTTGCAGTGTCACCCGATAACGCTTGTCCACTTTAGCCTCTGGAGACATCAGTTTTCTGGACCAACGACCATCATTGGTCAATAACACCAATCCAGAGGTGTTTAAGTCGAGCCTACCGACAATATGCAGCTCAGATTTAACAGGATGTGCTAACAGATCGATCACTGTCTTGTGTTTAGCATCCCTTGTCGCACTCACCACACCCACAGGTTTATTGAGCATCACATAACTG is a genomic window of Shewanella psychrophila containing:
- a CDS encoding MFS transporter codes for the protein MSNSKDAYADNDLREVKQLGMWASIASLSYIFWIVGGMELVERIAYYGVKASAGLYAKAPVSEGGLGISLSDYGVIIGIWAMMQTFIPVFTGGISDRVGYKETIFASTIIKICGYLVMAFFPSFYGFLFGAILLAAGTGVFKPGIQGTLVLSTGRQNTSMAWGIFYQVVNIGGFLGPLVAVHMRQLSWDNVFYACAAIISLNFLFLLAYKEPGKEARLERNRKIKSGEIHQVALWRDALHELKKPIVIYYMLVFAGFWFLFNSLFDVLPIHIAEWVDTSVIVTSLFGPDGTSNGILQFWLGLDNTGTKVMPEGMLNLNAGMIMTSCFLVAALTAKYRITTAMLAGCLLSILAFVVIGATNAAWMMVLAIVMFSFGEMMISPKKNEFMGNIAPEGKKAMYLGFVMLPQGIGWTLEGFFGPKLYEMYASKEIFSLDLLKERGMSASDVSAIPQGEAFTTLVAYTGEPAQELTTLLYNTHNIGMAWYIIAAIGTISAVGIFLYGKWLLKLQRS
- a CDS encoding acetate uptake transporter — protein: MSTKLANPAPLGLMGFGMTTVLLNIHNAGFFPIDSMILAMGIFYGGIAQVIAGMMCFKRGDTFGTTAFTSYGMFWLTLVGLLIMPKFGLAEPSPAGFMAWYLLLWGGFTAFMFIGSLRYPRAKQVVFGSLTILFGLLAARDFTGSELIGTIAGIEGIFCGASAIYFAMAQVLNAEYGRTILPVGEIKKTS
- a CDS encoding pseudouridine synthase: MESKRARLDRFLSSELKINRKDVRLMLAQSRVRVDGTVAKDIQQLVDEFSHVSLDDRILKSNTPSYVMLNKPVGVVSATRDAKHKTVIDLLAHPVKSELHIVGRLDLNTSGLVLLTNDGRWSRKLMSPEAKVDKRYRVTLQNPLSDDYIHAFAKGFYFEFEDITTQAAKLEIISEYVAEVILTEGKYHQIKRMFGRFRNPVIGLHRCSVGKLLLDPDLHEGSSRNLTAAEVDGIFG